A single region of the Cynocephalus volans isolate mCynVol1 chromosome 12, mCynVol1.pri, whole genome shotgun sequence genome encodes:
- the LOC134360429 gene encoding olfactory receptor 6C2-like has product MRNHTRLTTFILLGLTDDPQLQLLIFILLLVTYTLSVTGNLTIISLTLVNSQLKSAMYFFLQNFSLLEISFTTVCIPRFLYSMSTGDKIITYNACASQLFFIILFGATEFFLLAIMSYDRYVAICKPLHYVTIMSSRICRRFVLCCWVGGLLIIVPPLSLGLNLEFCDSNVIDHFLCDASPILKISCSDTWFIEQMVIACAVMTFIMTLVCVVLSYIYIIKTILKFPSAQQRKKAFSTCSSHMIVVSITYGSCIFIYIKPSAKEEVDINKGVSVLTTSIAPMLNPFIYTLRNKKVKKAFHDSIKRMAFLSKK; this is encoded by the coding sequence ATGAGAAACCATACAAGGCTAACAACATTCATCCTACTGGGATTAACAGATGATCCACAACTTCAACTTCTGATATTTATCCTTCTGCTTGTCACTTACACATTGAGTGTAACTGGAAATCTGACCATCATCTCCCTCACCTTAGTGAATTCTCAACTTAAATCtgccatgtactttttcctccaaaatttctCCCTCTTAGAGATCTCATTCACTACAGTCTGTATTCCCAGATTCCTTTACAGCATGTCTACTGGAGACAAGATAATTACTTATAATGCTTGTGCTAGTCAACtattttttattatcctttttggGGCAACAGAATTTTTTCTCCTGGCCATCATGTcctatgaccgctatgtggctATCTGCAAACCCTTGCATTATGTGACCATCATGAGCAGCAGAATCTGCAGAAGGTTTGTCCTCTGCTGTTGGGTTGGAGGTTTGTTAATCATAGTCCCTCCACTTAGCCTAGGCTTAAATCTGGAGTTCTGTGACTCAAATGTCATTGATCATTTTCTCTGTGATGCATCTCCTATCCTCAAGATCTCTTGCTCAGACACATGGTTCATAGAGCAGATGGTTATAGCCTGTGCTGTGATGACTTTCATCATGACCCTTGTGTGCGTAGTTCTTTCCTATATATATATCATCAAGACAATCCTCAAATTTCCctctgcccagcaaaggaaaaagGCTTTTTCCACCTGTTCTTCCCACATGATTGTTGTATCCATCACCTATGGAAGCTGCATCTTCATTTACATTAAACCTTCAGCAAAAGAAGAAGTGGACATTAATAAGGGTGTGTCAGTACTCACCACTTCCATTGCCCCAATGCTAAACCCATTCATATATACTTTAAGgaacaagaaagtgaaaaaagcatTCCATGACTCAATTAAAAGAATGGCATTTCtctcaaagaaatag